The Calditerrivibrio nitroreducens DSM 19672 genome window below encodes:
- a CDS encoding DUF269 domain-containing protein, translated as MKLSESILNKIKAMDTFGTYKRLSDGEILMRYFRKKSVSIEESLGDISEEGIFKIRLFYESVAYFLEKNIGIEINICADISREGFGKIVIYSGDKIINIFHLRNLHRFGFNSIDEIDSYGDEILFKLKDIYPEIA; from the coding sequence ATGAAGTTAAGTGAGTCTATTTTAAACAAAATTAAAGCAATGGACACTTTTGGTACTTACAAAAGGTTAAGTGATGGGGAAATTTTAATGAGATATTTTCGTAAAAAAAGCGTAAGTATAGAGGAAAGTCTTGGTGATATAAGCGAAGAGGGTATATTTAAAATAAGACTTTTTTATGAATCTGTTGCTTATTTTTTAGAGAAAAATATCGGGATTGAGATTAATATATGTGCAGATATCTCCAGGGAGGGTTTTGGTAAAATCGTTATATATTCTGGCGATAAGATAATAAATATTTTTCATCTCAGGAACTTGCATCGATTTGGATTCAACAGTATAGATGAGATAGATAGTTACGGAGATGAAATTTTATTCAAATTAAAAGATATTTACCCTGAGATTGCATAA
- the nifT gene encoding putative nitrogen fixation protein NifT, protein MKVIVNFKEGQYSVYIPKKDIEANIIKIEKDGVFGGKLYLENGMILYIEPQNEDVVFPKTFDAKKL, encoded by the coding sequence ATGAAGGTTATAGTTAATTTTAAAGAAGGTCAGTATAGTGTATATATTCCAAAAAAAGATATAGAAGCAAATATTATAAAGATCGAAAAGGATGGTGTGTTTGGCGGTAAATTATATCTTGAAAATGGGATGATACTCTATATTGAGCCTCAAAATGAAGATGTTGTTTTCCCAAAAACTTTTGATGCAAAAAAGCTGTAG
- the nifD gene encoding nitrogenase molybdenum-iron protein alpha chain — translation MSEKKTVYKDFIEDTLKEYPEKSKKERAKHFAINEPEDTSCSVKSNKKSLPGVMTIRGCAYAGSKGVVWGPVKDVVHISHGPVGCGQYSWGTRRNYYNGITGINSFGVMQITSDFQEKDIVFGGDKKLSKIIDELEEMFPLSKGISIQSECPIGLIGDDIEAVARKKSAEIKKPIIPVRCEGFRGVSQSLGHHIANDALRDWVYERDVKGADVEDNKYNVALMGDYNIGGDAWSSRKILEDMGLKVISQSTGDSTLSELANIKKAKLVLLHCYRSMNYIARYLEEKFQVPWLEFNFFGPTQIFKSMRKIAEQFDEKIKERTEYLINEVYGPQLQKITDKYFPKIKGRKVVLYVGGLRPRHIIPAFQDLGAEVIMTGYEFAHNDDYQRTLEYLNDTTIIVDDMTEYELEKTIKKLKPDLFGSGIKEKYQVQKSGVPFRQMHSWDYSGPYHGIDGYEIFARDVDMAINGYIWKKITPPWEKGA, via the coding sequence ATGTCAGAGAAAAAAACTGTTTATAAAGATTTCATAGAGGATACTCTTAAAGAGTATCCCGAAAAGAGTAAAAAAGAAAGGGCGAAACATTTTGCGATTAATGAGCCGGAGGATACTTCTTGCTCTGTTAAGTCCAACAAGAAGAGTTTACCCGGCGTAATGACAATCAGAGGATGCGCTTATGCCGGTTCCAAAGGGGTTGTATGGGGGCCGGTAAAAGATGTTGTACATATCAGCCACGGACCTGTGGGATGTGGTCAGTACTCCTGGGGTACAAGAAGAAACTATTATAATGGGATTACAGGTATAAACTCTTTCGGTGTGATGCAAATAACATCAGATTTTCAGGAAAAAGACATTGTTTTTGGTGGTGATAAAAAACTATCAAAAATTATAGATGAGCTGGAGGAAATGTTCCCTTTAAGTAAAGGTATTTCAATTCAGTCTGAATGTCCAATCGGATTGATAGGGGATGATATTGAGGCAGTTGCAAGAAAAAAGAGTGCCGAGATAAAAAAACCTATAATACCGGTGAGATGTGAAGGTTTTAGAGGTGTAAGTCAGTCTCTTGGCCATCATATTGCAAACGATGCATTAAGAGATTGGGTTTATGAAAGGGATGTTAAAGGTGCTGATGTTGAAGATAACAAATATAACGTGGCACTTATGGGTGACTACAATATAGGTGGGGATGCATGGAGTTCCAGAAAAATACTTGAAGATATGGGCTTGAAAGTAATTTCCCAGTCCACAGGCGACAGTACTTTAAGTGAGCTTGCAAATATCAAAAAGGCAAAATTGGTATTGCTCCATTGTTACAGGTCTATGAACTATATAGCAAGGTATCTCGAGGAGAAATTTCAGGTACCATGGCTTGAGTTTAATTTTTTTGGGCCTACTCAAATTTTTAAAAGTATGCGTAAGATTGCAGAGCAGTTTGATGAAAAAATAAAAGAGAGAACAGAGTACCTGATCAATGAAGTATATGGACCTCAGCTACAGAAAATAACGGATAAATATTTCCCAAAAATTAAAGGGAGAAAGGTTGTCCTCTATGTTGGGGGATTAAGACCAAGACATATTATCCCGGCCTTTCAGGATCTTGGTGCTGAGGTTATTATGACAGGGTATGAGTTTGCACACAATGATGATTACCAGAGAACACTTGAATACCTGAATGATACAACGATAATTGTGGATGATATGACGGAATATGAGCTTGAAAAAACAATCAAAAAACTTAAGCCAGACCTGTTTGGCTCGGGGATTAAAGAAAAATATCAGGTACAAAAATCAGGAGTACCATTCAGACAGATGCATTCATGGGATTATTCCGGTCCATATCATGGTATTGATGGATATGAGATTTTTGCAAGAGATGTAGATATGGCTATTAACGGCTATATCTGGAAAAAAATTACTCCTCCATGGGAGAAAGGAGCTTAA
- a CDS encoding NAD(+)--dinitrogen-reductase ADP-D-ribosyltransferase, whose amino-acid sequence MIKQIYCHKINKANLPPYLLIDEGYNNSGNGLTLLIDGVIEYHPDLFERITGCGDPVEASEIFLNYMNELFHLKEKVNGKYVNSYLKVLRGWLFNSNGKEGAVIKGWVESRFGIIPNFHKQKINSVNDDAYYNYLMERMGSNSSKNLIEHQFDLLYTYNQCAIKTFFKDSKTLIKVYKGVNSLEEFFIKSEEKDRKIMMLNNVTSFTTNREIACTFGDYIIETEVHYTKIIFIPELFPLIKFFGESEIIAIGGFYNTRVCYI is encoded by the coding sequence ATGATCAAGCAAATTTATTGCCATAAGATAAATAAGGCAAATTTGCCCCCTTATCTGTTAATTGATGAGGGTTATAACAATTCAGGCAATGGTTTAACTTTATTAATAGATGGGGTAATCGAATATCATCCGGATCTCTTTGAAAGGATTACTGGTTGCGGTGATCCTGTAGAAGCCTCTGAAATATTTCTAAATTATATGAATGAATTATTTCATTTGAAAGAGAAAGTAAATGGTAAATATGTAAATAGTTACCTGAAAGTTTTGAGGGGCTGGTTATTTAACTCAAACGGCAAGGAAGGTGCTGTTATTAAAGGCTGGGTTGAGTCAAGGTTTGGAATTATTCCCAACTTTCATAAACAGAAAATTAATTCTGTTAATGATGATGCATATTATAATTATTTGATGGAAAGAATGGGTTCAAACTCCAGTAAAAATCTCATAGAACATCAGTTTGACCTGCTTTATACGTATAATCAATGTGCAATAAAAACCTTTTTTAAGGATTCAAAAACGCTGATAAAAGTTTATAAAGGTGTTAACAGTCTGGAAGAATTTTTTATAAAGTCTGAAGAAAAAGACAGAAAGATTATGATGCTTAACAATGTCACATCATTTACTACTAATAGAGAGATTGCATGTACATTTGGTGATTACATTATTGAAACAGAAGTCCATTATACAAAAATAATCTTTATTCCTGAGCTTTTTCCATTGATAAAATTTTTTGGTGAGTCGGAGATTATCGCAATTGGAGGTTTTTACAATACCAGAGTATGCTATATATAA
- the modB gene encoding molybdate ABC transporter permease subunit, which translates to MESEFISTLIITFKLAFYTTSILLVLGLIIVYILSNDYQENKTLKKLKPLIETLVTIPIVLPPTVVGFYLLIIFSPKSKLGKLLNETFGFSFAFTFEGIVLASVFFSLPFMINPIYNAINLLPASLKEASYSLGKSRLTTFLKVQLPCIKNNIISASAITFAHTIGEFGIVLMVGGNIPNETKVASIAIYDEFESLNFTMAHKYSITLFLLSFAILLTIYFINRRIGRI; encoded by the coding sequence ATGGAAAGTGAATTCATCAGCACGCTAATAATTACTTTTAAGCTTGCGTTTTACACCACATCAATACTTCTTGTTCTCGGATTAATAATAGTTTATATCTTATCAAATGATTACCAGGAAAACAAAACATTAAAAAAATTAAAGCCATTGATAGAAACACTGGTTACTATACCAATAGTTTTGCCACCTACTGTGGTAGGATTTTATCTGCTGATTATTTTCAGCCCAAAAAGTAAATTAGGCAAACTCTTAAATGAAACTTTCGGTTTCAGTTTCGCTTTTACTTTTGAAGGGATTGTACTTGCTTCGGTATTTTTCTCTTTACCTTTTATGATCAACCCAATATACAATGCTATCAATCTGTTACCTGCTTCTCTCAAAGAAGCTTCCTATTCACTTGGTAAAAGCAGGCTTACAACATTTTTAAAGGTTCAGCTTCCATGTATTAAAAACAATATTATTTCTGCATCTGCAATAACATTTGCACATACGATAGGTGAGTTTGGTATCGTACTGATGGTTGGTGGAAATATCCCTAATGAAACAAAGGTGGCCAGTATAGCTATCTACGATGAATTTGAATCTCTTAATTTTACTATGGCCCACAAATATTCTATCACCCTGTTTCTATTATCATTTGCAATATTATTAACAATATATTTTATAAACAGAAGGATTGGCAGGATTTGA
- the nifH gene encoding nitrogenase iron protein — protein sequence MAKLRQIAFYGKGGIGKSTTSQNTIAAMAEMGKKVMIVGCDPKADSTRLILHTKAQATIMELAAEAGSVEDLELDDVLKEGFLGIKCVEAGGPEPGVGCAGRGVITAINFLEEEGAYEEDLDFVSYDVLGDVVCGGFAMPIREGKAQEIYIVASGEMMAMYAANNISRGILKYANSGGVRLGGIICNERKTDRERELVSELAKRLSSQMIHFVPRDNVVQHAELRRMTVVEYDPSCKQADEYRALANKIINNKLFVIPTPVTMQELEDLLMEYGILKEDDENIGKSKTA from the coding sequence ATGGCAAAATTAAGACAAATAGCATTTTACGGAAAAGGTGGAATAGGTAAATCAACAACATCCCAAAACACTATAGCAGCTATGGCTGAGATGGGTAAAAAAGTTATGATTGTTGGGTGTGATCCAAAAGCTGATTCTACAAGGCTTATATTGCACACAAAAGCTCAGGCAACAATTATGGAGCTTGCTGCTGAAGCTGGTTCTGTTGAGGATCTTGAACTTGATGATGTTTTAAAAGAAGGTTTTCTTGGAATAAAATGTGTAGAAGCTGGTGGTCCTGAGCCTGGAGTAGGTTGTGCAGGTAGAGGAGTTATTACTGCTATCAACTTTCTTGAGGAAGAAGGTGCCTATGAAGAGGATCTTGATTTTGTATCATACGATGTACTTGGTGATGTTGTTTGCGGAGGGTTTGCCATGCCGATACGGGAAGGCAAAGCTCAGGAAATTTATATTGTAGCATCAGGTGAAATGATGGCCATGTATGCTGCCAACAATATATCAAGAGGTATTTTAAAATATGCAAACAGCGGTGGTGTGAGACTTGGCGGTATAATATGCAATGAGAGGAAAACCGACAGAGAAAGAGAGCTTGTCTCTGAGCTTGCAAAAAGACTTTCCAGTCAGATGATTCATTTTGTACCAAGGGATAATGTGGTGCAACATGCAGAACTTAGAAGGATGACGGTGGTTGAATATGATCCAAGTTGCAAACAGGCGGATGAATATAGGGCACTTGCAAACAAAATCATCAATAATAAGCTGTTTGTAATTCCTACACCAGTTACCATGCAGGAACTGGAAGATCTTCTGATGGAGTATGGTATTTTGAAAGAGGATGATGAGAATATAGGGAAAAGTAAAACCGCTTAA
- a CDS encoding NifB/NifX family molybdenum-iron cluster-binding protein, with protein sequence MKIGFCSIDGIKINEHFGKAEKIFVYDVNLHSAVFLEERKVEKADPNNEHLDSIDGKIEKIKDCKIIYFTQIGGPAAAKVIKNNIFPVNVRDGFPIEEAIGMLQKSFENPPLWIKKILREENEVK encoded by the coding sequence ATGAAAATAGGGTTTTGTAGTATCGACGGAATAAAAATTAACGAGCACTTTGGCAAGGCAGAAAAAATATTTGTCTATGATGTTAATCTTCATAGTGCAGTTTTTTTAGAGGAAAGAAAGGTTGAAAAAGCAGATCCAAATAATGAACATCTTGACTCAATTGATGGAAAAATCGAGAAAATAAAGGACTGCAAAATAATATATTTCACACAGATTGGTGGACCTGCAGCAGCAAAGGTGATAAAAAATAATATTTTCCCGGTAAATGTGAGAGACGGCTTTCCCATTGAGGAAGCTATCGGTATGTTACAAAAAAGTTTTGAAAACCCACCGTTGTGGATAAAAAAAATTTTGAGAGAAGAAAATGAAGTTAAGTGA
- the nifK gene encoding nitrogenase molybdenum-iron protein subunit beta: MKGCEGICNITMFNEESYKILFNNKKNYEDGHDDEKVKSVLEYTKTKEYMEKNFNREAVVINPLKACQPLGAFYAAIGFENTLPYLHGSQGCAAYFRSHFSRHFKEPFPAVSDSMTEDAAVFGGHNNIYEGLKNSYTLYKPEIIGMCTSCMAEVIGDDISSFVNNAKKQGDIPEDVDVVTAHTPSFVGSHITGYDNMLYEFIRYFGDELSPKHEKINVFLGFDTYLGNFTEIKRIFSLFGVECTIISDPSEMLNSPADGNYKMFRGGTKIEDLKKAPGAKGSIFLQTYSMSKTIQHVKNQWGQVTRVINPIGLKGFDDLLVAISELTGKEIPEELKAERGKLVDAITDSYYHVYGKRFAVTGDPDIAYGLTRFILELGGEPVHILVTNANKKFTKEINKLLEEFSKEDSCKVYPEKDMWHLRSLMFVEPVDYLIGNTFTKLVARDTDTPLIRIGFPIFDRHHLHRYPVIGYQGGINLLNWIVNGILEDIDNKTKDSPNFDIVR; this comes from the coding sequence ATGAAAGGTTGTGAAGGTATTTGCAATATAACAATGTTTAATGAAGAAAGTTATAAGATTCTTTTCAATAATAAGAAAAATTATGAAGATGGACATGATGATGAAAAGGTAAAAAGTGTTTTAGAATACACAAAAACGAAAGAATATATGGAGAAAAATTTCAATAGGGAAGCTGTTGTTATAAACCCCCTGAAAGCCTGCCAGCCCCTTGGAGCATTCTATGCTGCTATAGGTTTTGAAAATACACTTCCATATCTTCATGGCTCCCAGGGCTGTGCGGCATATTTCCGCTCGCACTTTTCAAGACATTTCAAAGAGCCGTTTCCAGCGGTATCAGATTCAATGACTGAAGATGCAGCGGTTTTCGGGGGACATAATAATATATATGAGGGGCTCAAAAATAGTTACACACTTTATAAGCCTGAAATCATAGGTATGTGCACATCTTGTATGGCTGAGGTAATAGGGGATGACATATCATCATTTGTAAATAATGCAAAGAAACAGGGTGATATCCCTGAAGACGTGGATGTTGTAACTGCACATACACCGTCATTTGTAGGTTCCCATATTACAGGGTATGATAACATGCTTTACGAGTTTATCAGATATTTTGGAGATGAACTTTCGCCAAAGCATGAAAAGATAAACGTATTTTTAGGTTTTGACACTTACTTAGGAAATTTTACGGAAATTAAAAGAATATTTTCCCTATTTGGTGTGGAATGCACTATCATCTCTGACCCCTCTGAAATGCTAAATTCTCCTGCTGATGGAAATTATAAAATGTTTAGAGGGGGTACAAAAATAGAAGATCTGAAAAAAGCCCCTGGAGCAAAAGGATCAATATTTTTGCAAACTTATTCAATGTCAAAGACTATTCAGCACGTTAAAAATCAATGGGGACAGGTGACAAGAGTAATAAATCCAATAGGACTCAAAGGTTTTGATGACCTTTTAGTGGCTATTTCTGAGCTTACAGGGAAGGAAATTCCGGAAGAATTAAAGGCTGAAAGAGGTAAGCTTGTGGACGCTATAACCGATTCATATTACCACGTTTATGGGAAAAGGTTTGCGGTTACAGGTGATCCTGACATTGCATATGGTCTTACAAGGTTTATCCTTGAGCTTGGTGGTGAGCCTGTTCATATCCTGGTTACTAACGCAAATAAGAAATTTACAAAAGAGATCAATAAACTTCTTGAAGAGTTTTCAAAAGAGGATTCATGTAAAGTTTATCCAGAAAAGGATATGTGGCATTTGAGATCATTAATGTTTGTTGAACCTGTAGATTATCTCATTGGTAATACATTTACAAAACTTGTGGCCAGAGATACAGATACGCCTCTTATAAGAATAGGTTTTCCAATTTTTGATAGACACCATTTACATAGATATCCTGTGATTGGCTATCAAGGAGGAATAAACCTTTTAAACTGGATAGTTAATGGGATACTGGAAGATATAGACAATAAGACAAAAGATTCGCCCAATTTTGACATAGTAAGGTAA
- the draG gene encoding ADP-ribosyl-[dinitrogen reductase] hydrolase has protein sequence MESSFIKKSIAAFLGFAIGDAFGATTEFMTKKEIEVKYGKLKSIVGGGWLHLKPGKVTDDTEMSIALARSIVDNKSFSQKIVADYFLKWMQSKPVDIGNTIRFSLINYMKKSKYEADYDESSAGNGALMRSVPVCIYAKGDVDVLKEIALKQAHITHNNKLSDLAVINYCETLNILLTGGSKIQALEKVSKFINEHKIFSFSRYKGENSGYIVDTYKAIMHFYFEGVSFKDTMIETVNNGGDSDTIGALVGALCGATYELNSIPKKWINKLDKNVYKEIMELTVSLCNLRVNIF, from the coding sequence ATGGAAAGCAGCTTTATAAAAAAATCGATTGCAGCATTTCTTGGTTTTGCTATTGGGGATGCATTTGGAGCTACAACAGAATTTATGACGAAAAAAGAGATAGAAGTTAAATATGGAAAACTAAAATCCATTGTTGGTGGTGGCTGGCTCCATCTGAAGCCAGGAAAAGTAACAGATGATACGGAAATGAGCATTGCTCTTGCCCGTAGTATTGTTGATAATAAAAGCTTTTCCCAAAAAATTGTAGCTGACTATTTTCTTAAATGGATGCAATCAAAACCTGTGGATATAGGTAATACAATAAGATTTTCACTAATAAATTATATGAAAAAATCAAAATATGAAGCTGATTATGACGAAAGTAGTGCCGGCAATGGTGCACTTATGAGATCTGTTCCGGTATGTATATACGCAAAAGGAGATGTTGATGTTCTTAAAGAAATTGCATTAAAACAGGCCCATATAACCCATAATAATAAATTAAGCGATCTTGCGGTTATAAACTATTGTGAGACATTAAATATTTTACTAACAGGAGGAAGCAAAATTCAAGCACTTGAAAAAGTTTCAAAATTTATAAATGAGCACAAAATTTTCTCCTTTTCAAGATATAAAGGTGAAAATTCAGGTTATATCGTAGATACTTACAAAGCCATAATGCATTTCTATTTTGAAGGGGTTTCGTTTAAGGATACAATGATCGAAACTGTTAATAATGGTGGTGACTCCGACACAATAGGTGCCCTTGTTGGAGCTTTGTGCGGTGCAACTTATGAACTAAATTCCATCCCTAAAAAATGGATCAATAAACTGGATAAAAATGTGTATAAAGAAATCATGGAATTAACCGTTAGTTTATGCAATCTCAGGGTAAATATCTTTTAA
- the modA gene encoding molybdate ABC transporter substrate-binding protein, whose product MKLLLFFVAFTFSLTSFAETVKIYIAGSMKNSFKLILEEYKKHNKNVEIQAIYGSSGKGFFQLINGAKYDIFISADEKYPEEVYKNKLARRSGEIYAEGSLALLFKNEYNKSIDYLLKAKTIAIANPKLAPYGIAAMEFMKNTGIYENIKDKIVTGQDLIQVVQYIKTENADVAFVAYPLVANEPEFKNKLLKLDKNHYSPIKQAMILTTYGEENLEAKKIYDFIKSGKVKKILTSYGFDVNGD is encoded by the coding sequence ATGAAGCTTTTGTTATTTTTTGTGGCATTTACCTTTTCTTTAACCAGTTTTGCAGAAACGGTAAAAATTTATATTGCCGGAAGTATGAAAAACTCGTTTAAGCTGATATTGGAGGAATATAAAAAACACAATAAAAATGTCGAAATTCAAGCGATATACGGTAGTTCTGGTAAAGGCTTTTTTCAGTTAATAAATGGCGCAAAATATGATATTTTTATATCTGCTGATGAAAAATACCCTGAAGAGGTTTATAAAAACAAACTTGCCAGAAGGTCAGGTGAGATCTACGCTGAAGGTTCATTGGCACTTCTTTTTAAGAATGAATACAACAAATCAATAGATTATCTGCTGAAAGCGAAAACTATCGCAATAGCGAATCCAAAGCTTGCTCCATATGGTATAGCAGCAATGGAATTTATGAAAAATACAGGTATATATGAAAATATTAAAGATAAAATTGTTACCGGTCAGGATCTGATCCAGGTAGTACAGTATATAAAAACAGAAAACGCTGATGTGGCGTTTGTGGCATACCCTCTTGTGGCAAACGAACCGGAATTTAAAAATAAATTACTTAAATTGGACAAAAATCATTATTCGCCAATAAAGCAGGCAATGATTTTAACAACTTACGGCGAAGAAAACCTTGAAGCAAAAAAAATATATGACTTCATAAAATCTGGTAAAGTAAAGAAAATTCTTACTTCTTATGGTTTTGATGTAAATGGGGACTAA
- the nifN gene encoding nitrogenase iron-molybdenum cofactor biosynthesis protein NifN, with product MKSYQINPLKKSAVLGATLATLGFKNTIPVHHGSQGCTAFIKNIMTQHFREIIPMQTTAIYNIALVLGDYNELVKGLSNVIEKNRPEVIGLITTGIPQVRGDDLTYMVKEFYRKYPTIKTEIIPIAVSDFNGDAETGFSDAICAFMDRIDFYKSSDDKDLLILTNFSMTCGDIDEIRYIVESFGLNPVFFPDISESLGGSFNHYYKITPGGLEYKTRLKKPLFAIGIGKSTEKGLNLLKDKGVEIKLFPSLLGLKETDDFIDFLSKCSNKTPPKSIIKIRGQLIDTMLDSHFYFNNKKIALAVEPDLAKGLYGFLYEELGIEISALTTTYIRDDLKEIDVVKSGDLFELEQYMKNTDLLMTNSNGTLLSDKYCIPLVRIGFPVKDEIGYPLKVFSGYKGSLRLLTEIANIFLHHEEEKSYQYKKFKGVKYYENRVL from the coding sequence ATGAAAAGCTATCAAATAAACCCTTTGAAAAAAAGTGCTGTGCTTGGTGCAACTCTTGCTACTCTTGGTTTTAAAAACACCATACCTGTACATCACGGTTCGCAGGGGTGCACTGCATTTATAAAAAATATTATGACCCAACATTTCAGAGAGATAATACCTATGCAAACCACGGCAATATATAACATTGCACTGGTATTAGGGGACTATAACGAACTGGTAAAGGGACTTTCAAATGTAATTGAGAAAAACAGGCCTGAAGTAATCGGGTTAATTACTACAGGGATACCTCAGGTCAGAGGTGATGATTTAACATACATGGTAAAAGAGTTTTACAGAAAATACCCAACCATCAAAACCGAGATAATTCCTATAGCTGTTTCAGACTTTAATGGGGATGCTGAGACAGGTTTTTCGGATGCAATTTGTGCATTTATGGATAGGATAGATTTTTACAAAAGTTCTGACGATAAAGATCTGTTGATTTTAACTAATTTTTCCATGACGTGCGGAGATATAGACGAAATAAGATATATTGTGGAATCTTTTGGTTTAAATCCTGTTTTTTTCCCGGATATTTCAGAATCACTTGGTGGGTCATTTAATCATTATTACAAAATTACACCCGGCGGATTGGAATATAAGACCAGACTAAAAAAACCTCTCTTTGCCATTGGAATAGGTAAATCCACAGAAAAGGGATTGAATCTTTTGAAAGATAAGGGGGTCGAAATAAAACTTTTTCCTTCACTATTAGGCTTAAAGGAGACAGATGATTTTATTGATTTTTTAAGTAAGTGTTCTAATAAAACACCCCCAAAGAGCATTATAAAAATCAGAGGACAGCTTATAGATACAATGCTTGATTCACATTTTTATTTTAACAACAAAAAAATAGCACTTGCTGTTGAACCGGATCTGGCAAAAGGACTTTACGGTTTTCTATATGAGGAACTCGGGATAGAAATCTCAGCTTTAACTACTACATATATTAGAGATGACTTAAAAGAAATAGATGTTGTAAAGTCCGGTGATTTGTTTGAGCTGGAACAATATATGAAAAATACAGATCTTTTGATGACCAATTCAAATGGGACATTATTAAGTGATAAATATTGTATACCTCTTGTCAGAATAGGATTTCCAGTAAAAGATGAAATAGGTTATCCGTTAAAAGTCTTTTCGGGCTATAAGGGGAGTTTGAGATTATTAACAGAAATTGCAAATATTTTTTTGCACCATGAAGAGGAAAAAAGCTATCAATATAAAAAATTTAAGGGGGTAAAATACTATGAAAATAGGGTTTTGTAG
- a CDS encoding ATP-binding cassette domain-containing protein encodes MIKISVTKHYKQKLRSFTLDVDLELDVSDFTAIYGPSGSGKTTLLRILAGFTTPDKGFISVNGDVWFDSDRNINIPIQKRNIGFVFQDYALFPNMTVKENIKYAIGKNYDEKMIDYFLDMVNLKDLKNSYPDSLSGGQKQRVAIVRAIIRNPKILIMDEPFTALDKNIAEKIQDELLHIHRLLKLKTFIVSHDVKQIFKLCNKCIIIEEGKIKSHGKPSETFNLEPSKLIATADNKKFFLENTIISHDNLEQVDENTFIARIVIKK; translated from the coding sequence ATGATAAAAATCTCCGTAACAAAGCATTATAAACAAAAACTGAGAAGTTTTACACTTGATGTTGATCTGGAGCTCGACGTATCCGATTTTACCGCTATTTATGGCCCAAGTGGTTCAGGAAAAACAACACTATTAAGAATACTTGCAGGGTTTACAACACCAGACAAAGGGTTTATTTCAGTAAATGGTGATGTATGGTTTGACAGTGATCGTAATATCAACATTCCCATACAAAAGAGAAACATAGGGTTTGTTTTTCAAGATTATGCACTTTTTCCAAATATGACAGTCAAAGAAAATATCAAATATGCTATTGGGAAAAATTACGATGAAAAAATGATAGATTACTTTCTGGATATGGTAAATTTGAAAGACCTTAAAAACTCATATCCGGATAGTTTAAGTGGAGGTCAAAAACAAAGAGTAGCTATTGTAAGAGCTATTATTAGAAATCCTAAGATTTTAATAATGGATGAACCATTTACCGCACTTGATAAAAATATAGCCGAAAAAATTCAGGATGAATTATTACATATACATAGGCTACTCAAACTAAAAACATTTATTGTATCTCACGATGTTAAACAGATTTTTAAACTTTGTAACAAATGTATTATTATTGAAGAAGGAAAGATTAAAAGTCATGGCAAACCATCCGAAACTTTTAATCTTGAACCTTCTAAATTAATTGCTACAGCCGACAATAAAAAATTTTTTTTAGAAAACACCATCATCTCCCATGACAATCTGGAGCAGGTAGACGAAAATACATTTATTGCAAGGATTGTCATAAAAAAATAA